Proteins encoded together in one Bacteroidota bacterium window:
- a CDS encoding peptide deformylase: MILPIVAYGDAVLKTPAKETDKNYPKLNELIKDMFDTMYNAKGVGLAAPQIGKSLRLFIVDGTPFAEDDEPGMDKWKVVFINPEIIEEQGKEWAFNEGCLSIPTVREDIYRNPKIRITYYDEDFKHHDEYFDGLKARIIQHEYDHIEGVLFTDKISGLKKRLLKNKLANISKGFVEVHYKMSFPLKKGR; this comes from the coding sequence ATGATATTACCTATTGTAGCTTATGGCGATGCTGTTTTAAAAACTCCAGCCAAGGAAACAGACAAGAATTATCCTAAACTCAATGAGCTTATAAAGGATATGTTTGACACAATGTATAATGCTAAAGGCGTTGGTCTTGCTGCCCCCCAAATCGGAAAATCATTAAGACTGTTTATTGTTGATGGAACTCCTTTTGCTGAAGATGATGAACCTGGAATGGATAAATGGAAAGTGGTTTTCATAAATCCTGAAATTATTGAGGAGCAAGGCAAAGAATGGGCTTTCAATGAAGGTTGTTTAAGTATTCCCACAGTTCGTGAGGATATTTACCGAAATCCAAAAATTCGTATTACCTATTATGATGAAGACTTCAAGCACCACGATGAATATTTCGATGGACTAAAAGCAAGAATAATTCAACATGAATATGATCACATTGAAGGTGTCCTTTTTACGGATAAAATCAGTGGTTTAAAGAAAAGGCTATTGAAAAACAAATTAGCCAATATTTCAAAGGGCTTTGTTGAGGTTCATTATAAAATGAGCTTTCCATTAAAAAAAGGACGTTAA
- a CDS encoding tetratricopeptide repeat protein, whose product MRKKLFYMLFTSAILMGCGEANKPELTKEEKQRNIEELQTKLYSDKQLFNDSVALVVIEAYDQYATDFVDDDLSADYLFKAGEVSLALNQAMRSVEYFKRVCKQYPRHEKASISLFLQAYIYDNHINDDKMAEGFYREFIEKFPKHDMIKDAEFSIGNLGKSDEQLIKEFEAKQIKEEA is encoded by the coding sequence ATGAGAAAAAAACTTTTTTACATGCTTTTTACCTCCGCCATTTTAATGGGCTGTGGGGAGGCAAATAAACCAGAACTTACAAAAGAAGAAAAACAAAGAAATATTGAAGAACTTCAAACAAAGTTATATTCTGATAAACAATTATTCAATGATTCAGTAGCCTTGGTTGTTATTGAAGCCTATGATCAATATGCTACAGATTTTGTTGATGATGATCTTTCTGCTGATTATTTATTCAAAGCAGGGGAGGTTTCCCTTGCCTTGAACCAGGCAATGCGATCAGTTGAATATTTTAAAAGAGTTTGCAAGCAATATCCAAGGCATGAAAAAGCTTCAATTAGTTTATTTCTGCAAGCCTATATTTATGATAATCATATTAATGATGATAAAATGGCTGAAGGTTTTTACAGGGAATTCATTGAAAAATTTCCTAAACACGATATGATTAAAGATGCTGAATTTTCAATTGGTAACCTGGGTAAATCAGATGAGCAATTAATAAAAGAATTTGAAGCAAAGCAGATAAAAGAAGAAGCATAA
- the dnaK gene encoding molecular chaperone DnaK, which translates to MAKIIGIDLGTTNSCVSVMEGNEPVVIPNSEGKRTTPSIVAFLKDGERKVGDPAKRQAITNPQKTLSSIKRFMGNNFDEVQNEIKRVPYEVVRGENNSPRVKIDDRQYTPQEISAMILQKMKKTAEDYLGHEVTEAVITVPAYFNDSQRHATKEAGEIAGLKVRRIINEPTAAALAYGLDKKHKDMKIVVFDCGGGTHDVSILDLGEGVFEVKATDGDTHLGGDDFDQVLIDWLADEFKNDEGLDLRKDPMALQRLKEAAEKAKIELSSASTTEINLPYIMPVDGVPKHLVKTLTRAKFEQLADSLIKRTIEPCKTAMKNAGYTNADIDEIILVGGSTRIPAIQEAVEKFFGKAPSKGVNPDEVVAIGAAIQGGVLTGEVKDVLLLDVTPLSLGIETMGGVFTKLIEANTTIPTKKSETFSTASDSQPSVEIHILQGERPMAKDNRTIGRFHLDGLPPAPRGVPQIEVTFDIDANGILNVSAKDKATGKSQQIRIEASSGLSDEDIKKMKAEAEANAESDRKIKEEVDKLNAADGLIFQTEKQLKEFGEKLPADKKQPIEEAFEELKKAHADKNIEAIDSSMAKLNTAWQAASEEMYKATQGQPGAEGAGQAQEPTSNGETEVTDVDFEEVNEDKDKNKK; encoded by the coding sequence ATGGCAAAAATTATTGGAATAGATTTAGGTACAACAAACTCCTGCGTATCGGTAATGGAAGGCAACGAGCCTGTTGTAATCCCTAATAGCGAAGGAAAAAGAACAACACCTTCGATCGTAGCATTTTTAAAAGACGGTGAACGTAAGGTGGGCGATCCAGCAAAACGCCAGGCAATAACGAATCCTCAAAAAACCTTGTCCTCTATCAAACGATTTATGGGAAACAATTTTGATGAAGTTCAAAACGAAATCAAAAGGGTTCCTTATGAAGTGGTAAGAGGGGAAAATAATTCTCCACGAGTTAAAATTGATGACCGTCAATATACCCCTCAAGAAATTTCAGCAATGATTCTTCAGAAAATGAAAAAAACAGCTGAAGATTATTTAGGACATGAAGTAACAGAAGCAGTTATTACTGTACCAGCTTATTTTAACGATTCTCAAAGACATGCTACAAAAGAAGCAGGGGAAATTGCAGGCTTAAAAGTAAGGAGAATAATAAATGAACCTACTGCTGCTGCCTTGGCTTATGGCTTAGATAAAAAGCACAAGGACATGAAAATTGTAGTTTTTGATTGTGGTGGAGGAACCCATGATGTATCAATTCTTGATTTAGGAGAAGGTGTATTCGAAGTAAAAGCAACTGATGGAGACACGCATTTAGGAGGAGATGATTTTGACCAGGTTCTAATTGATTGGTTAGCAGATGAATTTAAGAATGATGAAGGATTGGATTTAAGAAAAGATCCAATGGCTTTACAAAGACTTAAGGAAGCAGCTGAAAAGGCAAAGATTGAATTGTCCAGTGCCTCAACAACTGAAATTAACCTTCCCTATATTATGCCTGTTGACGGTGTACCAAAGCATCTTGTAAAAACATTAACCAGAGCTAAATTTGAACAGCTTGCTGATTCTTTAATTAAAAGAACAATTGAGCCTTGCAAGACAGCCATGAAAAATGCAGGATACACAAATGCTGACATTGATGAAATTATCCTAGTAGGTGGATCAACACGTATCCCTGCGATTCAAGAGGCAGTTGAAAAATTCTTTGGTAAAGCTCCTTCAAAAGGAGTAAACCCAGACGAAGTAGTTGCAATTGGTGCTGCTATTCAAGGTGGAGTTCTTACAGGAGAGGTTAAAGATGTATTGTTACTTGATGTTACCCCACTTTCATTGGGTATTGAAACAATGGGTGGTGTATTTACAAAACTTATAGAGGCAAACACAACCATACCAACAAAAAAATCAGAAACTTTTTCGACTGCTTCAGATAGTCAGCCATCTGTGGAGATTCATATTCTTCAGGGTGAAAGACCAATGGCAAAAGATAACCGCACAATTGGACGTTTCCATTTAGATGGTTTGCCACCAGCTCCAAGAGGTGTTCCTCAAATTGAAGTTACCTTTGATATTGATGCCAATGGTATTTTAAATGTATCGGCAAAAGATAAAGCTACAGGAAAATCCCAACAGATTAGAATTGAAGCTTCTTCAGGATTAAGTGACGAGGATATCAAAAAAATGAAAGCCGAAGCAGAAGCAAATGCTGAATCAGACAGAAAAATAAAAGAAGAGGTTGACAAACTAAATGCAGCGGATGGTCTGATTTTCCAAACTGAAAAGCAACTTAAAGAATTCGGTGAAAAACTCCCAGCAGATAAAAAACAACCAATTGAAGAGGCTTTTGAAGAATTAAAAAAAGCACACGCTGACAAAAACATAGAGGCAATTGATAGTTCTATGGCAAAATTAAATACAGCATGGCAAGCCGCTTCTGAGGAAATGTACAAAGCAACACAAGGCCAACCAGGTGCTGAGGGTGCAGGACAAGCTCAGGAGCCTACTTCAAATGGCGAAACAGAGGTAACTGATGTTGACTTTGAAGAGGTAAATGAGGATAAGGATAAAAATAAAAAATAA